The following coding sequences lie in one Treponema sp. OMZ 790 genomic window:
- a CDS encoding YggT family protein yields MISSLFNTLGFAVKLYSYLCIIYIFLSWIGSRSRGGFLYEICNPYLGWFRRFKFTQVGMVDFSPILAIGVLSLFSNILFQIADTRTFSVLGIVLNLIAIIWSFFSFLLNFFIIILIIRLVLDFSENYRRGNFADMLDRFLSPVFVRVHKLSGGKFMSLRKQIIVCLIVLILMRFLLGALIGSLGVMFKYFRLV; encoded by the coding sequence ATGATATCATCACTTTTTAACACATTAGGTTTTGCAGTAAAGTTGTATTCTTATCTTTGTATTATTTATATTTTTCTTTCATGGATTGGTTCGCGCTCACGCGGCGGTTTTCTCTATGAAATTTGTAATCCTTATCTAGGTTGGTTTAGGAGATTTAAATTTACCCAAGTCGGAATGGTGGATTTTTCTCCCATTTTGGCTATTGGAGTTTTATCTCTTTTTTCCAATATTCTTTTTCAAATTGCGGATACAAGAACTTTTTCAGTCTTAGGTATTGTGTTAAACCTTATAGCTATAATTTGGTCCTTCTTTTCGTTTTTACTCAATTTTTTTATTATCATATTGATAATCAGGCTGGTTCTTGATTTTTCCGAAAACTACCGAAGAGGTAATTTTGCTGATATGCTCGACAGATTTTTATCTCCTGTTTTTGTGAGAGTTCACAAACTTTCGGGCGGAAAATTTATGAGCCTTCGAAAACAGATAATTGTATGCTTGATAGTATTGATTCTTATGCGCTTTTTATTGGGTGCACTTATAGGATCGCTGGGAGTCATGTTTAAGTATTTCAGGCTTGTGTAA
- a CDS encoding DUF5312 domain-containing protein — translation MERSLSTFDQLVKSLSTEETQSLLESIQRGMEEFSTEAQQEEKETLSERIREHQSIGISSEPFLIRLWLSIKSFLRSIPLKVIYNEELLKRMAKSLKRTAGPYININQNVYSGIFYTELKNLRKTQLFFTSLLSAYDSGKGSFYMLVSSFVAPATYERLMKETNPFSIKIGSEVSSNIRTGFLRKIDSVFSNLTDEEKSEMYQCAQAIEWMKSFCSLALDKTLLRFNVISDSNATCQALTIQPEMEVLSSILYSKKNIPHNLLQALFLMHAQETIIDDDKRMVREADEFIKEAIEALGTIRIFLKQVPLLDITRYIKKDINWMPYRLTGGEDWFIYFKQAWYERFNQKWSTWSYEQKKFNIKVQMINLLKVGDLESMKFCPWRNLWVECKFKKELPFLFLKTFFYSFYNEKQSDTLKTILVEGNFYRHENLNEYTTSYNVLEHRKGEFEKFENRLSPTGDIGTAFAKIRAEKTATLKNKNQIEGLMHTIESEAKQLINSSIDALKSVEQILTGILGGGKTSLYATITNWAVIAGANNGIFREEVASVKEQIHTGINLLSLAEKLEAEAR, via the coding sequence ATGGAAAGAAGTCTTTCAACATTTGACCAATTGGTAAAATCATTATCCACAGAAGAAACGCAAAGTTTACTGGAAAGTATTCAGCGCGGTATGGAAGAATTTTCAACCGAAGCTCAACAAGAAGAAAAGGAGACCCTTTCGGAAAGAATAAGGGAACATCAGAGCATAGGCATATCGAGCGAACCTTTTCTAATCCGGCTATGGCTTTCTATAAAGTCCTTTTTGCGGTCAATACCTTTAAAAGTAATATATAACGAAGAACTTTTAAAGAGAATGGCTAAAAGCCTTAAAAGAACAGCCGGTCCCTATATAAACATAAATCAGAACGTATATTCAGGAATTTTTTACACGGAATTAAAAAATTTACGCAAAACCCAGCTATTTTTCACATCTCTTCTTTCTGCATATGACTCCGGAAAAGGTTCCTTTTACATGTTGGTAAGCTCATTCGTTGCACCGGCAACCTATGAAAGACTTATGAAAGAAACAAATCCTTTTTCAATTAAAATCGGTTCGGAGGTTTCCTCAAACATAAGAACAGGCTTTTTAAGAAAAATAGATTCGGTTTTTTCAAATTTAACCGATGAAGAAAAAAGTGAAATGTACCAATGTGCGCAGGCCATAGAATGGATGAAGTCCTTTTGCTCTCTAGCCTTGGACAAGACCCTGTTAAGGTTTAACGTAATTTCCGACTCAAATGCCACATGTCAAGCTCTTACAATACAACCTGAAATGGAAGTTCTCTCGTCAATACTCTATTCCAAAAAAAATATTCCGCATAATCTCCTACAAGCTCTATTTTTAATGCATGCTCAGGAAACCATAATTGATGATGACAAAAGAATGGTTAGAGAGGCTGATGAATTTATCAAAGAAGCTATTGAGGCTCTGGGAACAATCAGGATATTTTTAAAACAAGTACCCTTGCTTGATATTACCCGCTACATAAAAAAAGACATAAACTGGATGCCTTACAGACTCACAGGCGGAGAAGATTGGTTTATCTATTTTAAACAAGCTTGGTATGAAAGATTTAATCAAAAATGGTCTACATGGTCATACGAACAAAAGAAATTTAATATTAAAGTTCAAATGATTAACCTTTTAAAGGTTGGAGATTTAGAATCCATGAAATTTTGCCCATGGCGGAACTTATGGGTGGAATGCAAATTCAAAAAAGAGCTCCCGTTTTTGTTTTTAAAAACGTTCTTCTATTCCTTTTATAACGAAAAACAGTCGGACACTTTAAAAACCATTTTGGTAGAAGGCAATTTCTACAGGCATGAAAACTTAAACGAGTACACAACTTCATATAATGTTCTTGAGCACCGTAAAGGCGAGTTTGAAAAATTCGAAAACCGCTTATCCCCTACCGGAGATATAGGAACGGCCTTTGCAAAGATACGTGCAGAAAAAACGGCCACTTTAAAAAATAAAAATCAAATTGAAGGTCTCATGCACACAATAGAATCCGAAGCAAAACAGCTTATAAATTCCAGTATAGATGCGCTTAAATCTGTTGAACAAATCTTGACGGGAATCTTAGGCGGCGGAAAAACCAGTCTCTACGCAACCATCACCAACTGGGCGGTTATAGCCGGAGCCAACAACGGGATTTTCCGCGAAGAAGTCGCCTCCGTAAAGGAGCAAATACATACCGGTATAAACCTCCTATCGTTGGCAGAAAAACTTGAAGCAGAAGCCAGATAA
- a CDS encoding ABC transporter ATP-binding protein, giving the protein MQNLKRLLSYAKGQSRLYVLALIFTLFSQVIVAMQPQLIRITIDSVIGGAPLPAGLISGLVALFKDYLNGTSGLFVMASLVVGFSLIRGLFTFGRINTASVATERSIKTLRNRLYNHIQLLPYSYHAKAETGDLIQRCTSDVETIRLALYSQIMDTISAVFLIIYTIYLMAQLNTKLMLISFFIMPLTFFSSAIFFKRIQRQFKKATEYEAAMTTAIQENLTGIRVVKAFTRHQYEIEKFIKRSERYRNQNLKINNSFAAFWAFSDFLSIAQVFGIIIYGSMLAYRNEITAGDLVAFISYTGMLIWPVRRLGRIISNIGKSFVSANRIETILNEKAEEIFPTGEKPEIKGNIVFDSVSFSYPETQNQKILDNVSFNIKSGQTLAILGPTGSGKSSLVHLLARLYEYDSGSIKMDGRELNTIDKGWIRSQVGLILQEPFLYGRTIMENLKLAVPDISDSSARHYSQVASLDEEINRFEKGYETLVGERGVSLSGGQKQRLAIARTLIKDSPVLIFDDSLSAVDTQTDISIRSALKEEKGNKTMIIISHRISTICDADNIIVLEDGKISQEGTHEQLIAQEGLYKRIYDIQSSVQAGA; this is encoded by the coding sequence ATGCAAAATTTAAAAAGACTTCTATCATATGCAAAAGGACAAAGCCGGCTTTATGTGCTTGCCCTCATTTTTACGCTTTTTTCGCAAGTAATTGTTGCCATGCAGCCCCAGTTAATCCGAATTACAATAGATTCGGTAATAGGCGGTGCTCCTCTGCCCGCAGGCTTAATATCCGGACTGGTTGCCTTGTTTAAAGACTACTTAAACGGAACAAGCGGTTTATTTGTGATGGCTTCGTTAGTTGTCGGCTTTTCTCTTATCAGGGGGCTCTTTACATTCGGCAGAATAAACACAGCCAGTGTTGCGACGGAGCGTTCGATAAAGACTCTTAGAAACAGATTGTACAATCACATTCAGCTTCTTCCCTATTCTTATCATGCAAAGGCCGAAACAGGAGATTTAATTCAGCGATGTACCTCCGATGTCGAAACCATCCGTTTGGCTCTTTATTCCCAGATAATGGACACTATAAGTGCCGTGTTTTTGATAATTTATACTATTTACCTGATGGCTCAGCTGAACACCAAACTTATGCTCATCTCATTTTTTATAATGCCTTTAACCTTTTTTTCCTCTGCAATCTTTTTTAAAAGGATACAAAGGCAGTTTAAAAAAGCCACGGAGTATGAAGCGGCAATGACAACTGCAATTCAAGAAAATTTAACGGGCATCCGTGTTGTAAAGGCTTTTACCCGCCATCAATACGAAATAGAAAAATTCATTAAGCGTAGTGAAAGATACCGAAATCAAAATTTAAAGATAAACAACAGCTTTGCCGCCTTTTGGGCCTTTTCCGATTTTCTTTCGATTGCCCAAGTTTTCGGAATAATCATTTATGGAAGTATGCTTGCCTACCGTAATGAGATAACGGCCGGCGATCTAGTCGCATTCATCTCTTATACGGGAATGTTAATCTGGCCTGTCCGTCGCTTAGGCCGAATCATAAGCAATATAGGAAAATCCTTTGTTTCGGCAAACCGTATTGAAACTATTTTAAATGAAAAGGCTGAAGAAATTTTCCCCACAGGTGAAAAACCCGAAATTAAGGGAAACATTGTTTTCGATTCCGTTTCGTTTTCATACCCTGAAACACAAAACCAAAAGATACTCGACAATGTTTCGTTTAATATCAAAAGCGGACAGACCCTTGCAATCCTTGGGCCTACAGGCTCGGGGAAAAGCTCCCTTGTGCACTTGCTTGCCCGGCTTTATGAGTATGATTCCGGTTCCATCAAAATGGACGGAAGAGAATTAAACACCATCGACAAGGGCTGGATAAGGTCGCAGGTAGGGCTCATCTTACAGGAGCCTTTTTTATACGGCAGAACTATTATGGAAAACCTCAAATTGGCAGTGCCCGATATTTCCGATTCTTCGGCCCGCCACTATTCGCAGGTTGCTTCACTGGATGAAGAAATAAACCGATTTGAAAAGGGTTATGAAACCTTGGTCGGCGAGCGGGGCGTTTCCTTGTCGGGCGGTCAAAAACAAAGGCTTGCAATAGCCAGAACCCTCATTAAAGATTCTCCCGTGCTCATCTTTGATGATTCTCTTTCGGCTGTAGATACCCAAACGGACATAAGCATCCGTTCCGCATTAAAAGAAGAAAAGGGAAATAAAACTATGATTATAATTTCGCATAGAATTTCAACTATTTGCGACGCAGACAATATAATAGTTTTAGAAGACGGAAAGATAAGCCAAGAGGGAACTCATGAACAGCTGATAGCCCAAGAAGGTTTATACAAGAGAATTTACGATATTCAAAGCTCTGTTCAAGCCGGAGCGTAA
- a CDS encoding DUF2281 domain-containing protein, whose protein sequence is MTNTVLEKEIATLPHAAISEVVDFIRLIKLKFPEDNAVSEKKSLFGVWKNEPFYMSPDFDDPLEDFSEYM, encoded by the coding sequence ATGACTAATACGGTTTTAGAAAAAGAAATAGCAACGCTTCCTCATGCTGCAATAAGTGAGGTTGTTGATTTTATCCGTTTGATAAAATTGAAATTTCCTGAAGATAATGCAGTTTCTGAAAAAAAATCTCTTTTTGGCGTTTGGAAAAATGAACCTTTTTATATGTCTCCGGATTTTGATGATCCTCTCGAAGATTTTTCGGAGTATATGTGA
- a CDS encoding type II toxin-antitoxin system VapC family toxin, translating to MKYLLDTHTILWYLFGDPRLPKSAKDIIESNVCFYSYVSFWEISIKQSKKKLEFTRTVYEIDDMCRRAGFIKLPITLDDFNRIRNLPFQENVRHNDPFDRILIAQAIENDLTIVTADGNIPLYDVKTVW from the coding sequence ATGAAGTATTTACTCGATACCCATACAATTCTTTGGTATTTATTCGGGGATCCCCGATTGCCGAAAAGTGCTAAAGATATAATTGAATCTAATGTTTGTTTTTACAGTTATGTCTCATTCTGGGAGATTTCGATAAAACAAAGTAAAAAGAAATTGGAATTTACCCGTACTGTATATGAAATAGATGACATGTGTAGACGGGCAGGGTTTATAAAACTTCCGATTACGCTTGATGATTTCAACAGAATTCGAAATCTGCCTTTTCAAGAAAATGTAAGGCATAATGATCCGTTTGATAGAATTTTAATCGCACAAGCAATTGAAAATGATTTAACAATAGTAACTGCTGACGGAAATATTCCGTTATATGATGTAAAAACTGTTTGGTAA
- a CDS encoding ABC transporter ATP-binding protein, whose product MEDFDIDKNNEKFKSGVWKKVVKEFGYFKELLVPGVLLGGLTGALDVVQPKMTKYVIDTFVKGRDLSNFNAVIAFTGVFLLISAAATFLFIKFVGHLEIKMCHRLRTKCFTKLQSLSLSFYDKNAVGWLMSRMSSDINKLSGIVAWGVTDLFWGFCMMMTVIVAMFGDSPRLALIGLMTLPIIVIFSIYLRGKILKAQRRVRKINSQLTASYNEDIQGAKTTKTLVREELNAKEFVSKTEEMKTASIKGILISSVLMPTVQLIGAVGTALMVIYGGMSVVSGAITIGLLVAFFSYVTQFNAPLAEAADLFAEFISAQAAAERIFGLLEEESEIKDKEEVIKKYGTTLCPTDEKRPSINGGVKFEDVSFWYKEGEPVLSGFDLEVEAGQTIALVGATGAGKSTIVNLFCRFYEPKSGRILVDGIDYTDMGESWIHENLGYVLQSPHLFSGTIAENIRYGKLDASDEEIIEAAKLVDAHDFIVKMEKGYDTEVGEGGSLLSTGQKQLISFARTLVRNPRLFVLDEATSSIDTETEQKIQKAITTVLSGRTSFVVAHRLSTIRNADKIIVVEGGKMIECGNHEELMKKKGHYYELYTNQFISEEQRSLNIKS is encoded by the coding sequence ATGGAAGATTTTGATATAGATAAAAATAACGAAAAATTTAAAAGCGGAGTTTGGAAAAAGGTTGTAAAAGAATTCGGCTATTTTAAGGAGTTGCTTGTTCCGGGTGTTCTTTTGGGCGGTTTGACAGGAGCCTTGGATGTTGTGCAGCCTAAGATGACTAAATATGTAATAGACACCTTTGTAAAGGGGCGGGATTTAAGTAATTTTAATGCCGTAATTGCTTTTACGGGAGTATTCTTGCTGATTTCTGCTGCGGCCACCTTTTTATTTATAAAATTTGTAGGCCATTTGGAAATAAAAATGTGCCACCGCCTTAGAACAAAGTGTTTTACAAAATTGCAGTCTCTTTCCCTCTCATTTTACGATAAAAATGCCGTCGGCTGGCTTATGTCGAGGATGTCCTCCGATATAAACAAATTGTCAGGCATTGTCGCATGGGGAGTAACCGACCTCTTTTGGGGCTTTTGTATGATGATGACTGTAATAGTTGCGATGTTTGGCGACAGCCCTCGGCTTGCCCTCATAGGCTTAATGACCCTTCCCATAATCGTCATTTTCAGTATTTATCTGCGGGGAAAAATTTTAAAAGCCCAAAGGCGTGTGCGTAAGATAAATTCTCAGTTGACTGCCTCCTACAATGAAGACATTCAAGGTGCTAAAACAACTAAGACCTTGGTGAGAGAAGAATTAAATGCAAAGGAGTTTGTGTCCAAAACCGAGGAGATGAAAACAGCTTCTATCAAGGGTATTTTAATTTCGTCTGTTCTTATGCCGACCGTTCAACTAATCGGAGCTGTAGGCACAGCCCTCATGGTCATTTATGGAGGAATGTCTGTTGTTTCCGGTGCCATCACAATAGGCTTGCTTGTTGCATTTTTTTCTTATGTTACACAGTTTAATGCTCCCTTGGCGGAAGCAGCCGACCTCTTTGCAGAATTTATTTCGGCTCAGGCTGCGGCCGAGCGTATCTTCGGCCTTCTTGAAGAGGAGTCCGAGATTAAGGACAAGGAAGAAGTTATCAAAAAATACGGCACCACACTTTGTCCCACAGATGAAAAAAGACCATCTATTAACGGCGGCGTAAAATTTGAGGATGTTTCTTTTTGGTACAAAGAAGGAGAGCCGGTATTGAGCGGTTTTGACCTTGAAGTTGAAGCCGGGCAGACCATAGCCTTGGTCGGAGCTACGGGAGCCGGAAAATCCACCATCGTCAATCTTTTTTGCCGGTTTTATGAACCTAAGAGCGGCCGTATCCTTGTGGACGGCATAGATTACACCGATATGGGTGAAAGCTGGATTCACGAAAACCTAGGCTATGTGCTTCAGTCTCCCCATCTTTTTTCGGGAACGATTGCAGAAAATATCAGGTACGGAAAATTGGATGCAAGCGATGAAGAAATTATAGAAGCTGCAAAACTTGTCGATGCCCATGATTTTATAGTAAAAATGGAAAAGGGTTATGATACTGAAGTAGGCGAGGGCGGAAGTCTTCTTTCCACGGGCCAAAAGCAGCTTATTTCTTTTGCTCGCACCTTGGTAAGAAATCCCCGCCTTTTTGTTCTGGATGAAGCAACCTCTTCTATCGATACCGAAACCGAGCAAAAAATTCAAAAAGCCATAACTACAGTTTTATCGGGACGCACCTCCTTTGTTGTTGCTCATAGATTGTCGACAATAAGAAATGCAGATAAGATAATCGTTGTTGAAGGCGGAAAGATGATTGAGTGCGGTAATCATGAAGAACTGATGAAGAAAAAGGGGCATTATTACGAGCTTTACACCAATCAATTTATCAGTGAAGAGCAAAGATCTCTCAATATAAAGAGTTAA
- a CDS encoding PspC domain-containing protein → MKKRLYKSSSNKKILGVCAGLAEYLGVDPVLIRLLWIIFALFVGSGVIVYIIAAIIMPYDTEIKDDDETYEYAPRD, encoded by the coding sequence ATGAAAAAGAGATTATATAAGTCATCGAGCAACAAGAAAATTTTAGGTGTTTGTGCAGGACTCGCCGAGTATCTGGGAGTTGATCCTGTTCTAATCAGATTATTGTGGATTATATTTGCCTTGTTTGTAGGTTCAGGTGTAATTGTCTACATAATAGCAGCTATCATCATGCCTTATGATACAGAAATCAAAGATGATGATGAAACTTATGAGTATGCTCCGCGTGACTGA
- a CDS encoding S9 family peptidase, whose product MKARSIIFVLLLSLFSLPFYADNEQQSAEEVYEIRAYNDEKRAGFNHVYTELVQDNRIDKSLSDKKNLKGQITVYLPKKEGKYPLILITHGWNNSKYAFLSMGRRLASEGYAVAVFTSKKKELPKDWLPAFSAAYELIKKKTEDPEHDLYGLIDTENAGILAHSMGGAASLYYANFTPQIKALAAIHPYNGSSFIVEAVGSANEELGDTFQQIKGAALFLTSEVDKTAYPEKSYRFFKNLNEEIPACFLSFKDIKHNGALDIYKTPLSGGYDEKAFNLYAELTAAWFDAFLKTNKKRLGFFKKGEVLFKSIEALLYTEARRKHEAYPNYDSRNLE is encoded by the coding sequence ATGAAAGCTCGAAGTATTATTTTTGTATTATTATTGAGTCTCTTTTCTTTACCTTTCTACGCAGATAACGAACAACAGAGCGCCGAAGAGGTTTATGAGATAAGAGCTTATAATGATGAAAAACGTGCAGGTTTTAATCACGTCTATACTGAATTGGTACAAGACAACCGGATTGACAAAAGCCTTTCCGACAAGAAAAATTTAAAAGGGCAAATTACCGTCTACCTTCCAAAAAAAGAAGGAAAGTATCCTCTAATCCTAATCACTCATGGCTGGAATAATTCTAAATATGCATTTTTATCGATGGGGCGCCGTCTCGCTTCAGAAGGCTATGCAGTTGCGGTTTTTACCTCAAAGAAAAAAGAACTTCCTAAAGACTGGCTTCCGGCCTTTTCTGCGGCCTACGAACTAATAAAGAAAAAAACGGAAGACCCCGAACACGATCTATACGGGCTAATCGATACGGAAAATGCAGGCATATTGGCCCATTCGATGGGAGGAGCAGCTTCACTTTATTACGCAAATTTTACACCGCAAATCAAAGCCCTCGCCGCAATTCATCCTTATAACGGATCGTCTTTTATTGTGGAAGCAGTAGGAAGCGCCAATGAAGAATTGGGCGACACATTTCAGCAAATTAAAGGCGCCGCTTTATTTTTGACATCCGAGGTTGATAAGACGGCTTACCCCGAAAAGAGTTACCGTTTCTTTAAAAACCTAAATGAAGAAATTCCGGCCTGCTTTTTATCCTTTAAAGATATAAAACATAACGGAGCCCTGGATATTTACAAAACACCTCTTTCAGGAGGATATGACGAAAAAGCATTCAATCTTTATGCCGAATTAACCGCTGCATGGTTCGATGCTTTTTTAAAAACTAACAAAAAAAGATTAGGCTTTTTTAAAAAGGGGGAAGTTCTTTTTAAAAGCATTGAAGCTTTGCTTTACACCGAAGCCCGCAGAAAGCATGAAGCCTATCCGAACTATGACTCGCGTAATTTGGAATAA
- the pip gene encoding prolyl aminopeptidase, with product MKILYEKTPLFDEGFLKVSDIHSIYYAQYGNPKGRPVVFLHGGPGGGCIPVASQYFDPEFYRIVLFDQRGAGKSLPPCEMKENTSENLVEDIEKLRGHLGIDKWMVFGGSWGSTLALIYAIAHPDKVVSLILRGIFLGTQQEIDWIYEEGGASKFFPEDFEAYQNFIPQEEKSSMVRAYSKRLFGEDKKLSLEAAHRWSRWESALVCLFPGVYNMSDEEALAMAKAECHYFLHKCFFKDDNYILNNCDKIKDIPSTIVQGRYDMDCPPFSAYKLHKKLPKSNLNIVVFGGHSSMEPGLVDGLVRAAEDHKKFF from the coding sequence ATGAAAATCTTATACGAAAAAACACCGCTTTTTGATGAAGGCTTTTTAAAGGTCTCGGACATACACAGTATCTATTATGCACAATACGGCAACCCCAAGGGAAGACCCGTAGTCTTTTTGCACGGAGGACCGGGAGGAGGCTGTATTCCCGTTGCAAGCCAGTACTTTGATCCAGAATTTTACCGAATAGTCTTGTTTGACCAGCGCGGAGCAGGAAAAAGTTTACCGCCTTGCGAGATGAAAGAAAACACCTCGGAAAATCTTGTGGAAGATATAGAAAAACTTCGCGGACACTTGGGTATAGACAAATGGATGGTCTTCGGCGGAAGCTGGGGAAGCACCCTTGCCCTAATCTATGCAATAGCCCATCCCGATAAGGTCGTCTCCTTAATTTTAAGAGGAATCTTTTTAGGAACTCAACAAGAAATAGATTGGATATATGAAGAAGGAGGAGCATCCAAATTCTTCCCTGAAGATTTTGAAGCCTACCAAAATTTTATACCGCAAGAAGAAAAAAGCTCTATGGTAAGGGCTTATTCAAAACGCCTCTTCGGAGAAGATAAAAAACTTTCCCTTGAAGCCGCCCATAGGTGGAGCCGTTGGGAATCTGCCCTCGTGTGCCTTTTCCCCGGTGTCTACAATATGAGCGATGAAGAAGCCTTAGCTATGGCCAAGGCAGAATGTCATTACTTTTTGCACAAGTGCTTTTTTAAAGACGATAACTACATCTTAAACAACTGCGATAAAATTAAGGATATTCCCTCTACCATAGTTCAAGGAAGATACGATATGGACTGCCCTCCATTTTCCGCTTATAAACTACATAAAAAATTACCTAAATCTAATTTGAACATAGTAGTATTCGGCGGACACTCCAGTATGGAACCGGGGCTGGTAGACGGCCTTGTAAGGGCAGCAGAAGATCATAAAAAATTCTTTTAA
- a CDS encoding PIN domain-containing protein — translation MNKIFIDTNILVYALDNRDNVKMNKARNILRKVIYENTPVISTQVINEFYVAATKKLNIDKNLIKNIVHNFKNMEIIASDLQLIENAINISIESQLSFWDSLIIAAAEKTNCKLIISEDLNSGQKYQGITLINPFQQEIQV, via the coding sequence GTGAATAAAATATTTATTGATACAAATATACTTGTTTACGCACTTGACAATCGAGACAATGTTAAAATGAATAAAGCACGCAATATATTACGAAAGGTAATTTATGAAAATACGCCGGTAATATCTACGCAGGTAATAAATGAATTCTATGTTGCTGCAACCAAAAAATTAAACATAGACAAAAATCTTATAAAAAATATAGTTCATAATTTTAAGAATATGGAAATTATAGCAAGTGATTTACAATTAATAGAAAATGCTATAAACATAAGTATAGAATCACAGTTATCTTTTTGGGATTCATTAATTATTGCTGCTGCAGAAAAAACTAATTGTAAATTAATTATATCCGAAGATTTAAATTCCGGACAAAAATATCAAGGTATTACCCTCATAAACCCATTTCAACAGGAAATACAAGTATAA
- a CDS encoding DUF6364 family protein, protein MKNITLSLDEDIFTAGQEYAKNQNISFNSLIRKLLEQTIHHQKNEWLDDTFSLMDKVYISTEKKQWTRDELYCE, encoded by the coding sequence ATGAAAAATATAACATTAAGTCTTGATGAAGATATATTCACAGCCGGACAAGAATATGCTAAAAATCAAAATATTTCTTTTAATAGCCTAATTCGTAAATTACTTGAGCAAACAATTCACCATCAAAAAAACGAATGGCTGGATGATACATTTTCTTTAATGGATAAAGTTTATATTTCTACAGAAAAAAAACAATGGACAAGGGATGAGTTATACTGTGAATAA
- a CDS encoding TetR/AcrR family transcriptional regulator yields MPKKTFLNLPQEKQRRILETCKKEFEEKPLFQASVSDIVNTLGIARGSFYQYFENLEECFFTILSSENMDVHALFQGALRENDNDFFNALLRYGEILSKELYKPSKRNLYRNRFLYWTPDLDKAWLEYRKKNLQTEKVAEMEKIYFSNLKKSSLSLSTHEDIKELIEYTKAIIHNLISRSFIENWEPEEFVEHFRKQIMWMKNGLKGGE; encoded by the coding sequence ATGCCGAAAAAAACTTTTTTAAATTTACCTCAAGAAAAGCAGCGAAGAATCCTCGAAACATGTAAAAAGGAATTTGAAGAAAAGCCTCTTTTTCAGGCAAGTGTTTCGGATATCGTAAATACTCTGGGGATAGCCCGGGGGAGTTTTTATCAGTATTTTGAAAATTTGGAAGAATGTTTTTTTACGATTTTGAGCTCAGAAAACATGGATGTCCATGCTCTTTTTCAAGGTGCCTTGAGAGAAAACGATAACGATTTTTTTAATGCCCTTCTAAGATACGGCGAGATTCTTTCAAAGGAGCTTTATAAACCGTCAAAGCGGAATTTATACAGAAACCGCTTTCTTTATTGGACTCCCGACTTGGATAAGGCTTGGCTTGAATACAGGAAGAAAAACCTCCAAACTGAAAAGGTTGCCGAGATGGAAAAGATATATTTTTCAAACCTAAAAAAAAGTTCTCTTTCCCTTTCGACCCATGAAGATATAAAGGAACTTATCGAATACACCAAGGCCATTATTCATAACCTTATATCCCGCTCCTTTATCGAAAATTGGGAACCGGAAGAATTTGTTGAGCACTTTCGAAAACAAATAATGTGGATGAAAAACGGGCTTAAGGGCGGGGAGTGA